CTATTTTACCTGTATGTGTATCCACTTTAATTTCTGCAATTTGGCATCCATAGACATAGGTAAAATAGGCATTCCCCTGACCTGATTTACCATTCCAACTAACATCCGGTGCTTTGAACCAGCCATAAGCAGAGAGATTCACGCCTTCAAAATATGCCTTTTCTGCTGCTTTATTAAATGGAATTGGCACTATGCCAGCAATTGAATTTTTGCGATATATATATCCATCCCTCCATTCAGTTTCTTTGATATTATCTACCTTCAGATCATTTTTAATTACATTAAATATTCTTTCTTTAACAATATTGGTTGCTTCAACAACGGCATTGCCGCCCATCAAGGTTCCCCTTGATGCAACTGTTGGTCCTCCATCTGTAATAGTGGCTGTTTGCGGGTTGAGGAAAACAATTTTATCAAGACTAATGCCAAGTATTTCTGCAGTAATCTGAGAATATGCAGTGCGTAATCCTTGCCCATTTTCATTACATCCTGCAAGGATATATACACTTCCATCTGCCTGAACCGAGACGATTGCAGAAGATGCATCAGTTCCTTCAGCTCCAAGTGAGCATCCTCTAAAACTGCAAGATAGTCCTATCCCATATTTGAATCGTTCGCCAATTTGATTTTGCCTTTTATGTTCAACAATTCTTTCCTTATAATTGCTCTTTTTTACTGCTTCACCAATTACCTGTAAAAGTGAAACTTTATGCTCGGAAAGTTTCTGTCCACTGGCTGTAATACTCCCTTGTTTATATCCATTAATTTGTCTTATTTTTAGTGGCGTTATTCCACAAGCTTCTGCAATTTCATCCATTAAAGATTCTTGAGCAAAAACAATTTGTGGAGAACCAAAGCCACGGAAAGCAGCAGTATAAGAATTGTTAGTGTAAACTGCTCGGATGTTTGTTTCTACATTTTCAATCTCATAAGGTCCTGTAGCTTGAACTACAGAACGCCATGTAACAAAAAAGCTTTGTGAAGAATAAGCTCCACTATCAGCAAGAATATCTATCTTCATTGCATTAAGTTTGCCATCTTTATTAAAACCCACTTTATATTTCATTATATATGGATGCCGTTTGTAACTCTCTATAATTGAACTTTCTCTTGTGTTTGTAAGCCTAACTGGCTTTCCTGTAGTTTTTGCCAATAAAGCAACTCTACAAGCCATAGCATTGATAACATCATCTTTCCCGCCAAAAGAACCGCCAAGAGAGGAACTCATCACATTCACCTGATTAAGTTTTAATCTCATAAATTTCGCTACAATTTTTCTTGTTGTATATGGATTTTGAATTGAACCATAAATTTTAAGCCCTTTTGATGTTGGGTCCGGGACAGCAGTTACAGTTTCTGGCTCAATATAAGCATGCTCACAAAAATCAGTTTTATATTCTCTCTCAACAATATAATCAGACTTTGCAAAGCCTTTTTCTACATTGCCTTTGCGAAGCGGATAGTGAATTACAACATTACTTTTAAATTCAGGATGAACCAATCTTGAATCTGTTTTAATTGCTTCCTGAATATCAAAAACTCCTTCAACAGGTTTGTATTCAACCTTAATTTCATCAACAGCATTATATGCAATTTTTTTTGATTTTGCAGCAACAACTGCGATAATATCACCAATGTAAAACACCTCATCATTTACGATAGGATATTGGTCGGCACGGATAGGACCTATTCTTTTTTGTCCTGGAATATCCTTATAAAGTGCGATTGCTGCGACTCCATCCAATTTTTCTGCTTTTGATAAATCAATTTTTACGATTTTCCCAGCTGGAATATCCGTATATTTACAAGCAGCATAAAGCATATCTGGAAATCTTATATCATCTCCAAAAAGTGCTTTTCCTGTAACCTTCTCGTAACCATCAACGCGAATAACCTTTTTGCCAATTATTTGATTCATATCTTCCTTCCTACCACAAAGGCACAAAGTCACAAAGGTTTTATTTTATTAATTTTTTATTCATAAAGTGGCTTATTTTATATAAAAAATTTGATAAGCCAAAATGAATATGGACTGCCTGAACAAAAAGTCTATTTTTTATCCTCACTCCAACCCTCTCCTTTTCAAGGCGAGGAAGCCGGAAAGTTCCCCTTCTCATTATAGGAGAAGGGGTTAGGGATTGAGGTAAAAAATACAAAATATACTAAATTTATCATTTTATGCTAATTTTATTTAGCTTTCGTTCAATCACTAAGTAGCTAAATGCTAATCCAATCCTTTAAATCTTCCAAACATTTTTTTTGAAATTTCTATAGAATGACTAATAATTTCATCATATTTATCAATTGATTTTAATCTAAAATTATCTAAAAGTATATTATCTCCTTTTATTACCCAACGGGCTTGAGATTCGGTTATTCCATAAATAAAATGGCTGAGAAAAGTATCTTCATTAAATGGAGTTGCAGGTTTATAATCAAAAACAGCAATATCTGCAGGTTCATTCTCCAGAATTCCGACAGGAAGTCCGTAAGCCTTCTTCAACTTGTATGAATTCAAAAACATTGCTTCCATTTCAGAAAAACCAATATCAGGATCTTGATTTTGATATTTTGTAAATAGGAATGAGTTTTTGTAAAATTTCAAAATATTGGAACTCATCCCATCAGTTCCAACCGTAACTGGCAGTCCTGCATTTATAAGTTTTGAAATATTTGCAACATTAAGTGCGTTATTCATATTAGAATCAACAGCTTGAACTAAATAAATATTTCTATTTTGAAGAATACTTATTTCTTTATCAATTAAATTACTGCAATGAACGAGTAGTGAATTTGAACGAAGCAAGCCGAAGCTTTCTAATCTTTCAAGAATTGATTTTTTATATTTTTTTTGGCAGTCCATTTCATCAACCTTGCCTTCAGCAATATGAATATGTATCGGGAAGTCTTCTGTTTTTTGGCTTATTACTTTTAGATTTTCATTGTCAAGTGTAAATGAAGCGTGAAGTCCAACCATTCCCTTTATAGAATTCGGTTTCTTTTTCTTAATAAAACGAATATTCTCTTTCAATGACTTTTGAAAAACCTCATTCCCGTTTCTATTGGAAATTTCGAAGCAAAGGACACCATTCAGTCCAAAATTTTCAAAAACTTCAGCCATTGTATCAAGAGAGCCCTCAATATAGTTTGCAGAAATATGATGGTCAAAAACGGTTGTTACTCCATTTCGCAAGCAGTCCTGCAAAGTAAGAATTGCAGAAAGTCTAACATCGTCTTCAAGTAAAGCTTTATCCAATTTCCACCAGAGATTTGAAAGTATTCCGATAAAATCCTTGAATGGAGTCTTTGCTGGTATCCCT
The Candidatus Cloacimonadota bacterium genome window above contains:
- a CDS encoding molybdopterin cofactor-binding domain-containing protein, with the protein product MNQIIGKKVIRVDGYEKVTGKALFGDDIRFPDMLYAACKYTDIPAGKIVKIDLSKAEKLDGVAAIALYKDIPGQKRIGPIRADQYPIVNDEVFYIGDIIAVVAAKSKKIAYNAVDEIKVEYKPVEGVFDIQEAIKTDSRLVHPEFKSNVVIHYPLRKGNVEKGFAKSDYIVEREYKTDFCEHAYIEPETVTAVPDPTSKGLKIYGSIQNPYTTRKIVAKFMRLKLNQVNVMSSSLGGSFGGKDDVINAMACRVALLAKTTGKPVRLTNTRESSIIESYKRHPYIMKYKVGFNKDGKLNAMKIDILADSGAYSSQSFFVTWRSVVQATGPYEIENVETNIRAVYTNNSYTAAFRGFGSPQIVFAQESLMDEIAEACGITPLKIRQINGYKQGSITASGQKLSEHKVSLLQVIGEAVKKSNYKERIVEHKRQNQIGERFKYGIGLSCSFRGCSLGAEGTDASSAIVSVQADGSVYILAGCNENGQGLRTAYSQITAEILGISLDKIVFLNPQTATITDGGPTVASRGTLMGGNAVVEATNIVKERIFNVIKNDLKVDNIKETEWRDGYIYRKNSIAGIVPIPFNKAAEKAYFEGVNLSAYGWFKAPDVSWNGKSGQGNAYFTYVYGCQIAEIKVDTHTGKIDVLKITAAHDVGKVINRLGAEGQVYGGVAQGIGYGIFENFNIQNGIVKSENFDEYLIPTIKDIHKIDPILIENPDKFGPFGAKSIGEPTLELTAPAINNALSFALGKRSYEIPLTLEKVFLGKNLKKPSRQSEEKFHKANEKKTIPYLSKIVTVTPTSLNEALNLLSKDNYKILAAGTDVIIQLRKETNPQTLLNIYFLPELKGIKEDDDGVQIGSTVTFTEIIENQIIQKNYPILIEACSKIGSKQIRNRATIGGNIVNAASCADSIPPLIIYDGILILQSKSKNRKVPVKDFIIKNYETLIKKDELLTAITLPKSFNKKYYYRYNKLGRRNALNISRITLAVMISFAKNANIDECRIATGSLFEKPNRLGDIENLLCGKVLNDEVIKSIEKPLHKIIYDSIGNRWSGKYKIPVFINMFVDALKDIATDNRRKM
- a CDS encoding amidohydrolase family protein; translation: MNIEIKNGYLIFPQEDRILVDKKNIYIKNGIVKYNKTFHKIDRVIDVKNRVILPGLVNAHHHIYSCLSKGIPAKTPFKDFIGILSNLWWKLDKALLEDDVRLSAILTLQDCLRNGVTTVFDHHISANYIEGSLDTMAEVFENFGLNGVLCFEISNRNGNEVFQKSLKENIRFIKKKKPNSIKGMVGLHASFTLDNENLKVISQKTEDFPIHIHIAEGKVDEMDCQKKYKKSILERLESFGLLRSNSLLVHCSNLIDKEISILQNRNIYLVQAVDSNMNNALNVANISKLINAGLPVTVGTDGMSSNILKFYKNSFLFTKYQNQDPDIGFSEMEAMFLNSYKLKKAYGLPVGILENEPADIAVFDYKPATPFNEDTFLSHFIYGITESQARWVIKGDNILLDNFRLKSIDKYDEIISHSIEISKKMFGRFKGLD